One region of Candidatus Woesearchaeota archaeon genomic DNA includes:
- a CDS encoding transcriptional regulator — protein sequence MSARRTKIEIIHDILTSIQQKGGKIKPTHLLYKSNLSHKKMMEYLGELMAKKMVEEMFEGKDKKYIITEEGLKYIFEFKKIKEFTDSFGL from the coding sequence ATGAGCGCCAGAAGAACAAAGATCGAGATAATCCACGACATTCTTACTTCTATCCAGCAGAAAGGCGGCAAGATAAAGCCAACTCATCTTCTGTACAAATCAAACCTTTCCCATAAGAAGATGATGGAATACCTTGGAGAATTAATGGCTAAAAAAATGGTTGAGGAAATGTTCGAGGGCAAGGACAAGAAATATATCATAACAGAGGAAGGCCTGAAGTACATATTCGAGTTCAAGAAGATCAAAGAGTTCACTGATTCGTTTGGATTGTAA